The following are encoded in a window of Naumovozyma castellii chromosome 8, complete genome genomic DNA:
- the LRP1 gene encoding Lrp1p (ancestral locus Anc_5.373), translating to MDTDLQSAKIKPFIQNLHRQLDQLRPTLDSFTSKSLDDQLISTSDEMVKLDLINKYAYVLTSLMFAYMKVLGVKDTKGIAGELARVKEYMSKVTDLKLKLERKLNHVQDEKTRAKELMVSALNRGHDSPAISSANFKGKHTKFNQKDEKKDSLETMTNRIIKNKKTKGKIVKPSK from the coding sequence ATGGATACTGACCTACAATCCGCAAAGATCAAGCCCTTTATACAGAACCTGCACAGACAACTGGACCAGCTGCGCCCCACGCTGGACTCCTTCACCTCGAAGTCTCTGGACGACCAACTCATCTCCACGTCCGATGAGATGGTCAAATTGGACCTCATTAACAAATATGCCTACGTCTTGACCTCCTTGATGTTTGCGTATATGAAAGTCCTTGGCGTCAAGGACACCAAGGGGATCGCAGGGGAGCTGGCTAGAGTCAAGGAATATATGAGCAAAGTGACGgatttgaagttgaaattggaaagaaaattgaatcatGTGCAGGATGAAAAGACAAGAGCAAAGGAGTTAATGGTATCCGCTTTGAATAGAGGTCATGACTCTCCCGCTATTAGTAGTGCGAATTTCAAAGGGAAACATACAAAATTCAATCaaaaggatgaaaagaaagataGTCTGGAAACTATGACCAACCGTATAATtaaaaacaagaagacAAAGGGGAAAATTGTTAAACCGAGCAAGTAg
- the KSP1 gene encoding putative serine/threonine protein kinase KSP1 (ancestral locus Anc_5.376): protein MSPASLDYEIYKEGGILNDRYQKIEDISEGSYGFVSLAKDLKERKLVAIKYIFKLDSDDHDHASGSEDDENDASYQSSLEKKQYQKSVISDEVKGRLTNDICMEAMYEVDILTKVGKHKNIVSLVDYFDSYIIMEYCSGGDLYEAIKDDLVPKKTKTITHIFSQIMDAIEFVHGKSIYHRDIKPENILITGIDWTIKLTDWGLATTHETSFDRSVGSERYMAPELFESNLDIEERKEAYKCDKVDLWAMGIVFLNIVFQKNPFSVANQSDKSFCYFAANREALFDVFSTMTYDFFQVLRYSLTIDPENRDLTKMRSELANLNEYTLDDEYYNTLEDGYETEISDATTLNTTPPPPIPPSSAPVGLPSPVASSKPPMPLQFKNVFEPINVNSKLSHTDSSATAVDSSPPGNNDTRNNKDNNNGHLSPSSKPHSTTTTTTNEFKKPTEIPQFNILRYKNDSNKSNASNNSYNYNKNNNNNNNNTYYHNNNHLNNVSKYNNNVIRRDSYNIGNTKKERAKSVPKFRFQKRPHRKNNNNDGYSKAKPIRIENRQRSKILKNSRKPLGIPTPNTHINNFFQDYKSRENKENDFNTRDFFTPPSVQNRYMEGIFNNKHKQQQQQQRTYNNKNWNKNLPSNNGHIGTTTIDYGNNYKSYRRPSTTGSSYYSNKASVPRFSISQHNATGGFMRRGSATVQHSPGSYIPPNARNSHYSNSVNNMNGQFLSASPNIPDISTVLNEPKHGSYHGTSSNSMIRQPQPERYSSHGNNNPTTALANSLLDAGDTDEHDSDDILFTLDETDGDFVQNMNNLTINNKETAINHNNTRPMHQGNHPAVPTLSNSGGELPDLLKSPMTQSNANLYGGSPHMGGNGGGGNTMNPLLQPIKSSNRRDSESKYKPGVYVPPHHRKSFHNGTTNEAILSVSHNSVDYDNGSGGESSVGSRKYSAGPVTNRLELLGSSFNKPLMPFDQPSVTTTAVEDHDVFADSNNDALFFEDDDDEENDDDEEDDGDYPNERSMFGPYDIYTDHKNKDGGNGDDEHQRHGHHHRKNWKSSTFGGDVVGSLEQYKNNWLMLQQQQD, encoded by the coding sequence ATGTCTCCTGCATCATTAGATTACGaaatttacaaagaagGTGGGATCCTTAACGACAGATATCAGAAGATCGAGGACATCAGTGAGGGCTCCTACGGGTTCGTATCCCTTGCcaaagatttgaaagaaaggaAACTAGTTGCTATCAAGTACATATTCAAACTGGATTCAGATGATCATGATCATGCATCGGGCTCcgaggatgatgaaaatgatgctAGTTATCAATCCAGTCTGGAGAAGAAACAGTATCAGAAATCAGTCATTTCAGATGAAGTAAAGGGAAGGTTGACAAATGATATTTGTATGGAGGCGATGTATGAAGTGGATATCTTGACTAAAGTGGGGAAGCATAAGAATATTGTCTCGTTGGTGGATTATTTCGATTCTTATATCATTATGGAGTATTGTTCTGGAGGAGATTTGTACGAAGCCATTAAGGATGATTTGGTTCCGAAAAAGACAAAGACCATTACACATATTTTTTCACAGATTATGGACGCCATAGAGTTTGTACATGGGAAATCCATCTATCATAGAGATATTAAACCGGAAAATATACTTATAACAGGTATTGATTGGACTATTAAGTTGACAGATTGGGGGTTGGCCACGACACATGAAACTTCCTTCGATAGATCTGTTGGAAGTGAAAGGTATATGGCTCCTGAATTGTTTGAATCCAATTtggatattgaagaaagaaaggaaGCTTATAAGTGTGATAAAGTGGATTTATGGGCAATGGGTATTGTCTTTTTAAATATCGTCTTCCAAAAAAATCCATTTAGTGTAGCCAATCAATCAGATAAGTCATTTTGTTATTTTGCAGCAAATAGAGAGGCATTGTTTGATGTCTTTTCCACAATGACTTATGATTTTTTCCAAGTGTTAAGATATAGTCTAACCATTGATCCAGAAAATAGAGATTTAACCAAGATGAGATCTGAATTGGccaatttgaatgaatacacattggatgatgaatattataACACTTTGGAAGATGGATATGAAACGGAAATTTCAGATGCAACTACATTAAATACCACACCTCCACCTCCAATTCCACCTTCTTCTGCACCAGTGGGACTCCCATCACCTGTGGCATCATCTAAACCACCAATGCCATTACAATTTAAGAATGTCTTTGAACCAATTAATGTAAATTCCAAGCTTTCTCACACTGATTCAAGTGCAACCGCTGTAGATTCTTCACCTCCGGGCAATAATGATACTAggaataataaagataacAATAATGGGCATCTTTCCCCTTCGTCAAAACCTCATTCTACTACTACTACAACAACTAATGAGTTTAAGAAACCAACGGAAATTCCTCAATTTAATATTCTTCGTTACAAGAACGATAGCAATAAAAGTAATGCCAGTAACAATAGTTACAATTACaacaagaataataataataataacaacaacacaTATTACcacaataataatcatttgaataatgtaAGCAAGTACAATAACAACGTTATAAGAAGAGATTCTTATAATATTGGCAACACGAAAAAGGAAAGAGCCAAATCTGTACCTAAATTTAGATTTCAAAAACGTCCTCATCGtaaaaataacaataatgatggATATTCCAAGGCAAAACCTATTAGAATTGAGAATAGACAGAGAagtaaaatattgaaaaattcgaGAAAACCTTTAGGTATTCCAACACCAAATACGcatattaataattttttccaaGATTATAAATCtagagaaaataaagagaatGATTTTAATACAAGAGATTTCTTTACACCTCCAAGTGTTCAAAATAGATACATGGAAGgtatttttaataataaacataaacaacagcagcagcaacaacgAACATACAATAAcaaaaattggaataaaaACTTGCCTAGCAACAATGGTCACATTGGTACGACAACAATTGATTATGGTAATAATTACAAGAGCTACAGAAGACCAAGTACTACAGGAAGTTCATATTATAGTAATAAAGCATCTGTCCCCAGATTTAGTATTAGTCAACATAATGCCACAGGTGGGTTTATGAGACGTGGATCTGCCACAGTACAACATTCACCAGGTAGTTATATTCCACCAAATGCAAGAAATAGTCATTATAGTAATAGTGTCAATAACATGAATGGTCAATTTTTATCTGCATCACCGAACATTCCTGATATTTCCACGGTACTAAATGAACCGAAGCATGGTAGTTATCATGGGACTTCCAGTAATAGTATGATTAGACAACCACAACCTGAAAGATATTCTTCTCATGGGAATAATAATCCGACAACGGCTTTGgcaaattctttattagaTGCTGGTGATACGGACGAACATGATTCTGATGATATTCTATTCACACTTGATGAAACTGATGGTGattttgttcaaaataTGAACAATTTGACTATTAATAATAAGGAAACAGCCATTAATCATAATAATACCAGGCCCATGCATCAAGGTAATCATCCTGCAGTACCTACATTATCCAATTCAGGTGGCGAATTACCTGATTTATTAAAGTCTCCGATGACTCAATCAAATGCAAACTTATATGGTGGGTCTCCTCATATGGGTGGtaatggtggtggtggtaatACCATGAATCCACTATTACAACCTATTAAGAGTTCGAATCGTCGCGATTCCgaatccaaatataagCCTGGTGTTTATGTGCCACCACATCATAGAAAGAGTTTCCATAATGGTACAACTAATGAAGCTATATTATCCGTGTCTCATAATTCTGTTGATTATGATAATGGTAGTGGTGGTGAATCATCTGTTGGTTCAAGGAAGTACAGTGCTGGACCTGTGACAAACAGGTTGGAGTTATTGGGGTCCAGTTTCAACAAGCCGTTGATGCCATTTGATCAACCAAGCGTTACTACTACAGCTGTTGAGGACCATGATGTTTTTGCCgattccaataatgatgCTTTATTTTTcgaggatgatgatgatgaagagaatgatgatgatgaagaagatgacgGAGATTACCCTAATGAAAGATCGATGTTTGGTCCGTATGATATTTATACAGACCATAAGAATAAGGATGGGGGtaatggtgatgatgagCATCAACGTCATGGTCATCACCATCGTAAGAACTGGAAATCGAGCACATTTGGTGGAGATGTTGTTGGATCATTAGAGCAATATAAGAACAACTGGTTAATGctacagcaacaacaggaTTGA